Proteins encoded in a region of the Drosophila sechellia strain sech25 chromosome 2L, ASM438219v1, whole genome shotgun sequence genome:
- the LOC6618277 gene encoding sodium/potassium-transporting ATPase subunit beta-2 isoform X1, whose amino-acid sequence MADKKIGEYYAPPVKMGKWEGFKKFLWNSETSQCLGRTGSSWAKILLFYIIFYAALTGFFAAIFTVFYQTLDNEKPKWMLDNGLIGSNPGLGFRPMPPEANVESTLVWYESSKKDNYKYWVDETSRFLKYHTYQDLEKQNQVNCSFEHPPQDDKVCGIDFSSFSPCTADNNFGYHVARPCIFLKLNKIYNWIPEIYNDSKTLPDHMPEELKQHIKEKQSLRPNETNVVWVSCEGENPADVENIKARDYYPRMGFPRYYFPFKNIQGYIPPIVAVQFTVETGVLINIECKAWARNINHDRSDRRGSVHFELMVD is encoded by the exons ATGGCAGATAAAAAAATTGGTGAATACTATGCACCACCTGTGAAAATGGGCAAATGGGAGGGTTTCAAAAAATTCCTATGGAACAGTGAAACTAGCCAATGCCTTGGACGCACCGGATCCAGTTGGG CGAAAATTCTTCTATTTTACATAATATTTTATGCGGCGTTAACTGGTTTTTTTGCTGCAATTTTCACTGTATTTTATCAAACATTGGACAATGAAAAGCCAAAATGGATGCTTGACAATGGCTTGATAGGGTCTAACCCAG GTCTAGGCTTTCGACCAATGCCACCGGAAGCGAATGTTGAGAGCACATTAGTTTGGTACGAGTCATCAAAGAAGGATAACTATAAGTACTGGGTGGACGAGACTTCACGTTTTCTGAAAT ATCACA CGTACCAAGATCTTGAGAAGCAGAATCAAGTGAACTGTAGCTTTGAACATCCACCACAAGACGACAAAGTCTGCGGCATTGACTTCTCCAGCTTCTCGCCATGTACAGCTGACAACAACTTTGGCTACCACGTTGCCCGGCCATGTATTTTCCTTAAGttgaataag ATTTACAATTGGATACCAGAAATTTACAACGATTCTAAGACCTTGCCAGATCATATGCCAGAGGAACTAAAACAGCACATCAAGGAAAAGCAAAGTCTTAGGCCCAATGAA ACAAATGTAGTTTGGGTCTCGTGCGAGGGAGAAAATCCCGCTGATGTCGAGAACATAAAAGCACGTGACTACTATCCCCGCATGGGGTTTCCTCGTTACTATTTTCCGTTTAAAAACATTCAGGGATATATACCGCCCATTGTTGCTGTTCAATTTACCGTTGAAA CCGGCGTTTTGATCAATATTGAATGTAAAGCTTGGGCCCGCAACATTAATCACGACCGTTCAGACAGAAGAGGATCCGTTCACTTCGAGTTGATGGTTGATTAA
- the LOC6618277 gene encoding sodium/potassium-transporting ATPase subunit beta-2 isoform X2: MADKKIGEYYAPPVKMGKWEGFKKFLWNSETSQCLGRTGSSWAKILLFYIIFYAALTGFFAAIFTVFYQTLDNEKPKWMLDNGLIGSNPGLGFRPMPPEANVESTLVWYESSKKDNYKYWVDETSRFLKSYQDLEKQNQVNCSFEHPPQDDKVCGIDFSSFSPCTADNNFGYHVARPCIFLKLNKIYNWIPEIYNDSKTLPDHMPEELKQHIKEKQSLRPNETNVVWVSCEGENPADVENIKARDYYPRMGFPRYYFPFKNIQGYIPPIVAVQFTVETGVLINIECKAWARNINHDRSDRRGSVHFELMVD, encoded by the exons ATGGCAGATAAAAAAATTGGTGAATACTATGCACCACCTGTGAAAATGGGCAAATGGGAGGGTTTCAAAAAATTCCTATGGAACAGTGAAACTAGCCAATGCCTTGGACGCACCGGATCCAGTTGGG CGAAAATTCTTCTATTTTACATAATATTTTATGCGGCGTTAACTGGTTTTTTTGCTGCAATTTTCACTGTATTTTATCAAACATTGGACAATGAAAAGCCAAAATGGATGCTTGACAATGGCTTGATAGGGTCTAACCCAG GTCTAGGCTTTCGACCAATGCCACCGGAAGCGAATGTTGAGAGCACATTAGTTTGGTACGAGTCATCAAAGAAGGATAACTATAAGTACTGGGTGGACGAGACTTCACGTTTTCTGAAAT CGTACCAAGATCTTGAGAAGCAGAATCAAGTGAACTGTAGCTTTGAACATCCACCACAAGACGACAAAGTCTGCGGCATTGACTTCTCCAGCTTCTCGCCATGTACAGCTGACAACAACTTTGGCTACCACGTTGCCCGGCCATGTATTTTCCTTAAGttgaataag ATTTACAATTGGATACCAGAAATTTACAACGATTCTAAGACCTTGCCAGATCATATGCCAGAGGAACTAAAACAGCACATCAAGGAAAAGCAAAGTCTTAGGCCCAATGAA ACAAATGTAGTTTGGGTCTCGTGCGAGGGAGAAAATCCCGCTGATGTCGAGAACATAAAAGCACGTGACTACTATCCCCGCATGGGGTTTCCTCGTTACTATTTTCCGTTTAAAAACATTCAGGGATATATACCGCCCATTGTTGCTGTTCAATTTACCGTTGAAA CCGGCGTTTTGATCAATATTGAATGTAAAGCTTGGGCCCGCAACATTAATCACGACCGTTCAGACAGAAGAGGATCCGTTCACTTCGAGTTGATGGTTGATTAA